The Actinotalea sp. JY-7876 sequence TCGCGGACACGGGGCCGGTCATCACGTCCGGGCCCAACGTCATGAAGACCTCGGCGGAGATGTCGACCGGGCCCTACGCCTTCGCAGCGGCCGAGTTCGACGGCACGGTGGTCTACACGAACAACGCGAACGCGGGCGCCTTCCGCGGTTACGGCGTGCCGCAGGTCGCGTTCGCGATCGAGAACGCCATGACGGCCGCCGCGCACCGCCTCGGCATCGACCCGGTCGAGATCCGACGGCGCAACGTCCTGCGCGGCGGGGAGCAGCACAGCCTCTACCGCCACCGCACCACCGCGAGCCTGCGCGTGGACGAGGCGCTCCGGACCGCCGAGCAGCACCCGCTGTGGGCGGACCGGGCGGCGTGGGCCGCGGGTGCCTGCTGGCCGTGGCGGCGGGGCACGGGCGTGGCCATCGCCATGAAGGGCGTCGGCATGGGCAGCGGCACGGGGGACACGGCCCGTGCCCGGCTGCGCATCGACCGGAGCGGGCACGTCACCGTCTGGGCCGGCCCCAACCACACCGGCCAGTCCATCCAGACGACCTACCGTCAGGTCGCGGCGGACACGCTCGGCCTGTCCTACGACGACGTCACCGTCGTCGTCGGCGACACGTCGGTCGTCCCCGAGTCCGGGCCGACCGCCGCCTCGCGCTCGACCTATGCGGGCGGGGCTGCGGTGCACGCCGTCTGCCTCGTGCTGCGCGAGGAGTGCGAGCGCCTCGGGCTCCCGCTGGACACCGACCCGGCGGGGACCGGCGAGAAGCTCGAGGCCCTCGGCCGCGCCGAGCACAGCGCGGAGTTCCGCCTGCCCGACACCGAGGACCCCGGCCTCGTCCCGCACGAGGAGCTCGCGCGCTTCGGGCCCCACCGGGTCTACGGCTCCTGCGCCCAGGTGGTACGTGCCGAGGTCAACGTCCTCACGGGAGAGATCCGCGTGCCCGAGCTGCTCTGCACGGTGGACTGCGGCACGGCGATCAACCCCGGCGGCGTCGTCGGCCAGGCGGAGGGCGGCATCCTCCAGGGCCTCGGCCTCGCGCTCATGGAGGAGCACGTCGTGACGGACGGGATCCCGCGCACGACCAGCCTCGAGAGCTACCACGCACCGACGATCGCCGACGCGCCGCGCATGCACACCGTCCTCGTGCCGGGCGCCGAGGGGACCGGCCCCTACGGCGCGAAGGGGATGTCCGAGGTCGTCGTCGTGCCGACGCCCCCCGCGCTCGCCGCCGCGGTGCTCGACGCGACGGGCGTGCTGCCCGCGGAGCTCCCCGTCACGCCCGAGCGCCTGCTGGCCCTGCTGGAGGAGGTGGCGCCGTGCGCGTCAACGGAGTGAGCGTCGACCCGGCCGCGACCGCGGCGGCCCTCGGCCTCGGCGTCGACGACCTGCCCGGCGCCCGTCTGCTCGACGTCCTACGGGACGGGCTCGGCCTGACCGGCGCCAAGGAGGGCTGCGGCATGGGGGAGTGCGGCAGCTGCACCGTGCTCGTCGACGGTCGCGCCGTCTGCTCGTGCCTGGTCCTGCAGGGACAGGTCGCCGACGCCGATGTCGAGACGGTCGAGGGACTCGCGGACCGCGGTGGCGCGGACCTGCAGGAGGCCTTCGTGCGCCGACAGGCCGTCCAGTGCGGCTACTGCATCCCCGGCGTCCTGATGTCGTGCGCCGCGCTGCTCGACCGGTCGCCGGACCCCTCCGACGACGAGATCCGCGCCGCCCTGGACGGGAACCTGTGCCGCTGCACGGGGTACAACCGCTTCCACGACGTCCTGCACGACGTCGCTCGGGGTCGCTGCGGGGGTGCCTCGTGAGCGCCCCGCCCCAGGTCGTGCGACCGCGGCACGTCGCCGAGGTGAGCGCGCTGCTGGCGCAGGGCATGCCGCTCGCCGGCGGCACCGACCTCCTCGTGCAGCGCCGCGCGGGTGCGCGCCACGACCGGCTGGTCGACCTCACGGGGCTCGTGGACGCGCCCGCCCCGCTCGCGGTGCAGGACGGCGACCGGCCCTCGCTCGTCCTGTCGGGCGTCGCGCCCCTGGCCCGCGTCGTCGACGCGCTCGCGGGCCGGTTCCCGGCGTTGCGGGACGCGGCCTCGTTCTTCGCGTCCCAGCAGATCCGCAACCGCGCGACGCTCGGCGG is a genomic window containing:
- a CDS encoding xanthine dehydrogenase family protein molybdopterin-binding subunit, translating into MTSATTALGAARVPWVGRSQPAEEAPQIVTGALRFVTDLRLPGTLHGVVVRSAVPHARVVEVDVTAARALDGVRAVLVAADVPVNALGPRDVDGPVLASTVVRQVGDAIALVAAEDAATAHLAAALVRVALDPLPVVSEMARALDADAPRLHADGNLSGRIAFRSGDVDAALAAAHLVLDEEVRTPGQEHVAIETPGGTAVWEDGRVTVWCGSQNPGLHQRKIARALAVDPEQVRMVGGPVGGAFGARNDDPMPVYLALLARATGRPVHVHMTREEVMAAGAKRHPFRTRITIGFDPDGRILGSRVHALADTGPVITSGPNVMKTSAEMSTGPYAFAAAEFDGTVVYTNNANAGAFRGYGVPQVAFAIENAMTAAAHRLGIDPVEIRRRNVLRGGEQHSLYRHRTTASLRVDEALRTAEQHPLWADRAAWAAGACWPWRRGTGVAIAMKGVGMGSGTGDTARARLRIDRSGHVTVWAGPNHTGQSIQTTYRQVAADTLGLSYDDVTVVVGDTSVVPESGPTAASRSTYAGGAAVHAVCLVLREECERLGLPLDTDPAGTGEKLEALGRAEHSAEFRLPDTEDPGLVPHEELARFGPHRVYGSCAQVVRAEVNVLTGEIRVPELLCTVDCGTAINPGGVVGQAEGGILQGLGLALMEEHVVTDGIPRTTSLESYHAPTIADAPRMHTVLVPGAEGTGPYGAKGMSEVVVVPTPPALAAAVLDATGVLPAELPVTPERLLALLEEVAPCASTE
- a CDS encoding (2Fe-2S)-binding protein, whose product is MRVNGVSVDPAATAAALGLGVDDLPGARLLDVLRDGLGLTGAKEGCGMGECGSCTVLVDGRAVCSCLVLQGQVADADVETVEGLADRGGADLQEAFVRRQAVQCGYCIPGVLMSCAALLDRSPDPSDDEIRAALDGNLCRCTGYNRFHDVLHDVARGRCGGAS